Proteins encoded within one genomic window of Mycolicibacterium monacense:
- the stf0 gene encoding trehalose 2-sulfotransferase, which yields MPSRSTAYLVLASQRSGSTLLVESLRATGVAGEPQEFFQYLPKTSQAPQPREWFADIEDESILRLLDPLDEGKPDLAPATIWRDYIRTVGRTPNGVWGGKLMWNQTPLLLDRAKDLPDRSGDGLLSAIRDVVGSDPVLVHVYRPDVISQAVSFWRAVQTRVWRGRPDPNRDARAEYHAGAIAHVVRMLRAQEDGWRNWFAEENVEPIDVPYPVLWRNLTQVVADVLDRLGQDPRLAPAPVLERQADQRSDEWVDRYRADAERDGLPT from the coding sequence ATGCCTTCGCGATCCACGGCGTATCTGGTTCTCGCCTCACAGCGCAGCGGCAGCACCCTGCTCGTGGAATCCCTGCGCGCCACGGGTGTCGCCGGTGAACCGCAGGAGTTCTTCCAGTACCTGCCGAAGACCAGTCAGGCGCCCCAGCCGCGGGAGTGGTTCGCCGACATCGAGGACGAGTCGATCCTGCGGCTGCTCGACCCGCTCGACGAGGGCAAGCCGGACCTCGCGCCGGCGACCATCTGGCGGGACTACATCCGCACGGTAGGCCGCACCCCCAACGGTGTCTGGGGCGGGAAGCTGATGTGGAACCAGACGCCGCTGCTGCTCGACCGCGCCAAGGATCTGCCCGACCGTTCCGGTGACGGTCTGCTCTCCGCGATCCGCGACGTCGTGGGCAGCGATCCGGTTCTGGTGCACGTCTACCGGCCCGACGTCATCTCCCAGGCGGTGTCGTTCTGGCGCGCCGTACAGACGCGGGTGTGGCGCGGCCGCCCGGATCCGAACCGCGACGCCAGGGCCGAGTACCACGCCGGGGCCATCGCGCACGTCGTGAGAATGCTTCGCGCACAGGAGGATGGCTGGCGGAACTGGTTCGCCGAGGAGAACGTCGAACCCATCGACGTGCCCTACCCGGTGTTGTGGCGCAACCTCACCCAGGTGGTCGCCGACGTCCTCGACCGGCTCGGTCAGGACCCCCGGCTGGCGCCGGCACCGGTGCTCGAACGTCAGGCCGATCAACGGTCCGACGAATGGGTGGACCGCTACAGGGCCGACGCCGAGAGGGACGGGCTGCCGACATGA
- the cysD gene encoding sulfate adenylyltransferase subunit CysD — protein sequence MTTTDIDALRVDELRLLEAEAVHIIREVVAELERPVLLFSAGKDSIVLLRLAEKAFRPSPLPFPVMHVDTGHNFDEVIEFRDRRVTGHGHKLIVASVQESIDRGRVPDPGPGASRNRQQTRTLLDALEEGGFDAAFGGARRDEERARAKERILSFRDEFGQWDPRAQRPEPWSLYNGRIKKGEQVRVFPLSNWTELDVWRYIQLENLELPSIYFAHRREVFARDGILLAVSQYAQPRDGETSAVEWVRYRTVGDLTITGAVRSEATDIERVIAEISAATVSERGETRADDRTSVAAMEDRKREGYF from the coding sequence ATGACGACCACCGACATCGACGCGTTACGGGTCGACGAACTGCGGCTCCTGGAGGCCGAGGCCGTGCACATCATCCGCGAGGTGGTCGCCGAACTCGAGCGCCCGGTGCTGCTCTTCAGCGCGGGTAAGGACTCGATCGTCCTCCTTCGCCTGGCGGAGAAGGCTTTTCGTCCCTCACCGCTGCCGTTCCCGGTCATGCACGTCGACACCGGCCACAACTTCGACGAGGTGATCGAGTTCCGCGACCGCCGCGTCACCGGACACGGCCACAAACTCATCGTCGCCTCGGTGCAGGAGTCCATCGACCGGGGCCGCGTCCCGGATCCCGGTCCCGGCGCCTCCCGCAACCGCCAGCAGACCCGCACGCTGCTCGACGCGCTGGAGGAGGGCGGCTTCGACGCGGCGTTCGGCGGTGCGCGGCGCGACGAGGAACGGGCCCGCGCCAAGGAACGGATCCTGAGTTTCCGCGACGAGTTCGGACAGTGGGATCCGCGGGCGCAGCGGCCCGAACCGTGGTCGCTCTACAACGGGCGCATCAAGAAGGGTGAGCAGGTCCGGGTGTTCCCGCTGAGCAACTGGACCGAACTCGACGTGTGGCGCTACATCCAACTGGAGAACCTCGAGCTGCCGTCGATCTACTTCGCCCACCGGCGTGAGGTATTCGCCCGTGACGGCATCCTGCTGGCCGTGTCGCAGTACGCGCAACCGCGCGACGGGGAGACCTCGGCGGTGGAGTGGGTGCGCTACCGCACGGTCGGCGATCTCACGATCACCGGTGCGGTGCGCTCGGAGGCCACCGACATCGAGCGGGTCATCGCCGAGATCTCGGCGGCGACGGTGTCCGAGCGCGGCGAGACCCGCGCCGACGACCGCACCTCGGTGGCGGCCATGGAGGACCGGAAACGCGAGGGGTACTTCTGA
- the cysC gene encoding adenylyl-sulfate kinase — MGTRQLLRITTAGSVDDGKSTLIGRLLHDTDSLPLDHLEAVTDEEGVADLAALSDGLRAEREQGITIDVAYRFFSTANRSYILADTPGHERYTRNMFTGASNAHVAVLLVDARAGVLRQTNRHARIAKLLGIKHFVAAVNKIGLVDFDGDRFAEVAAELQTLSARLGGLDITVIPLAAKHGDNVVHRSDRTPWYDGPTLLEYLEGVELVPPQPEPNKLRLPVQWVSRPTAEQRRRYTGRLSAGTLSVGDTVVSLPAGTRSTVTVVDTLDDDRPVAVAPLSVAIELADDIDVGRGDVFVSGADDATLPVLARELDATVCWFADAPLRAGDRLALKQGTRTVRATVQALHSRLDPETLDEFDNPVELVLNDIGSLTLRTSSVVVTDAYADNRDSGAFILIDESSNDTVGAGTILEPREVTPGAQTRNDIRWHPSSLDRTHRWTSTGQRGATIWFTGLPASGKSTVAVAVERALVESGQVAYLLDGDNIRHGLSDDLGFAAGDRAENIRRVGHLTRLFADAGVVALASLVSPLKSDREIARTLSDAAKLPFLEVYVSTPVEECEKRDPKGLYARARAGELKGLTGVDAPYEPPDAPDLVLDTTGADIADLVKQVIDLLDSRR; from the coding sequence ATGGGGACTCGTCAGTTACTGCGCATCACCACCGCGGGATCGGTCGACGACGGTAAGAGCACGCTGATCGGCAGGCTGTTGCACGACACCGACAGCCTGCCGCTCGACCACCTCGAGGCCGTCACCGACGAGGAGGGGGTCGCCGACCTCGCCGCGCTCTCCGACGGGCTGCGGGCCGAACGCGAACAGGGCATCACGATCGACGTCGCCTACCGGTTCTTCTCCACCGCCAACCGCAGCTACATCCTGGCCGACACCCCGGGTCACGAGCGCTACACCCGCAACATGTTCACCGGCGCCTCCAATGCGCATGTGGCGGTGCTGCTCGTCGACGCCCGCGCCGGGGTGCTCCGGCAGACCAACCGGCACGCGCGCATCGCGAAGCTGTTGGGTATCAAGCACTTCGTCGCGGCGGTGAACAAGATCGGCCTCGTCGACTTCGACGGCGACCGCTTCGCCGAGGTGGCCGCGGAACTGCAGACGCTCTCGGCACGCCTGGGCGGTCTCGACATCACGGTCATCCCGCTCGCGGCCAAACACGGCGACAACGTCGTGCACCGCTCCGACCGCACACCCTGGTACGACGGACCGACCCTGCTCGAGTACCTCGAAGGCGTGGAACTCGTTCCGCCGCAACCTGAGCCGAACAAGCTGCGGCTGCCCGTGCAGTGGGTGTCGCGGCCGACCGCCGAACAGCGCCGCCGCTACACCGGCAGGTTGTCGGCGGGCACGCTGAGCGTCGGTGACACGGTGGTGAGCCTTCCGGCCGGCACCCGCTCGACAGTCACGGTCGTCGACACCCTCGACGACGACCGGCCGGTCGCCGTGGCGCCGCTGTCGGTCGCGATCGAACTGGCCGACGACATCGACGTCGGCCGTGGGGACGTGTTCGTCAGCGGCGCCGACGATGCGACGCTGCCGGTGCTCGCTCGCGAACTCGACGCGACGGTCTGCTGGTTCGCCGACGCCCCGCTGCGCGCCGGTGACCGGCTGGCCCTCAAACAGGGCACCCGCACGGTGCGCGCCACGGTGCAGGCGCTGCACAGCCGCCTGGACCCGGAGACCCTCGACGAGTTCGACAACCCGGTGGAGTTGGTCCTCAACGACATCGGATCGCTCACGCTGCGCACCAGTTCGGTGGTCGTGACCGACGCGTACGCCGACAACCGGGACAGCGGTGCGTTCATCCTGATCGACGAATCGAGCAACGACACCGTCGGCGCGGGCACCATCCTCGAACCACGTGAGGTCACGCCCGGGGCGCAGACCCGCAACGACATCCGTTGGCATCCCTCCTCACTCGACCGGACCCACCGCTGGACCTCGACGGGTCAGCGGGGTGCCACCATCTGGTTCACGGGTCTGCCCGCATCGGGCAAGTCGACCGTCGCCGTGGCGGTCGAACGCGCGCTCGTCGAATCGGGGCAGGTGGCCTACCTGCTCGATGGCGACAACATCCGTCACGGCCTGTCCGACGACCTGGGGTTCGCCGCGGGTGACCGCGCCGAGAACATCCGCCGGGTCGGGCATCTCACCCGGCTGTTCGCCGATGCGGGTGTCGTCGCGCTGGCGTCGCTGGTGTCGCCGCTGAAATCCGATCGGGAGATCGCGCGCACCCTCAGCGACGCCGCCAAGCTGCCGTTCCTCGAGGTGTACGTGTCCACCCCCGTCGAGGAATGCGAAAAGCGGGACCCCAAGGGGCTTTACGCCCGCGCCCGCGCCGGCGAACTGAAGGGCCTCACGGGTGTCGACGCCCCCTACGAGCCGCCGGATGCTCCGGACCTGGTGCTCGACACCACCGGTGCCGACATCGCCGATCTGGTGAAGCAGGTGATCGACCTGCTCGACAGCAGGCGTTAA
- a CDS encoding trans-aconitate 2-methyltransferase, whose protein sequence is MWNPEAYLSFADHRGRPFFDLLARVGADAPRRVVDLGCGPGNLTVVLQHRWPEAVVEAWDNSPEMVAAARERGVQANLGDVRGWSPQPDTDVVLSNATLQWVPEHPELLTRWAGALAAGSWLAMQVPGNFDAPSHQAVRRLADREPWAPLLHDIPFRVGKVVETPADYAALLTDAGCSVDAWETTYIHELTGAHPVLEWTTGTALRPVRSRLTDEQWDRFRAELIPLLDEAYPVRADGRTFFPFRRVFVVARTG, encoded by the coding sequence ATGTGGAATCCCGAGGCGTACCTGTCCTTCGCCGATCATCGCGGGCGGCCCTTCTTCGACCTCCTCGCCCGCGTCGGCGCCGATGCGCCCCGCCGTGTCGTCGATCTCGGTTGCGGCCCAGGCAATCTCACCGTCGTCCTGCAACACAGGTGGCCCGAGGCCGTGGTGGAGGCGTGGGACAACTCGCCGGAGATGGTGGCGGCCGCCCGCGAGCGCGGTGTGCAGGCGAACCTCGGCGACGTCCGCGGCTGGTCGCCGCAGCCCGACACCGACGTCGTGCTCAGCAACGCCACGCTGCAGTGGGTGCCCGAACACCCCGAACTGCTGACCCGGTGGGCGGGTGCGCTGGCCGCCGGTTCGTGGCTGGCGATGCAGGTGCCGGGCAATTTCGACGCGCCGTCACACCAGGCGGTGCGCCGGCTCGCGGATCGGGAGCCGTGGGCACCGCTGTTGCACGACATACCGTTCCGGGTGGGCAAGGTCGTCGAGACGCCCGCGGACTACGCCGCACTGCTCACCGATGCGGGCTGCAGCGTCGACGCCTGGGAGACCACCTACATCCACGAGCTGACGGGTGCACACCCGGTGCTCGAATGGACCACCGGCACGGCGCTGCGGCCGGTGCGCAGCCGGCTGACCGACGAGCAGTGGGACCGGTTCCGCGCCGAGCTGATCCCGCTGCTCGACGAGGCCTACCCGGTGCGCGCCGACGGGCGGACCTTCTTCCCGTTCCGGCGGGTGTTCGTGGTCGCGCGGACCGGTTAA
- a CDS encoding alpha/beta hydrolase family protein, whose amino-acid sequence MTQSADPVDPPVPVLDIPGADAGARGLPRRADLTLRQRMIVDSSAVADIALRTGVASMVGAAMLPSVVASALRPSTTGADAEHLRFYGELAAAKDPAVSFPAPTVPPRISSRPANPVAEWTAHGRVHNIRFRSSFEAVNPALRDRCRGYRRNNVVHAQHWRHEDGPRPTLCVIHGFMGSAYLFNGQFLSLPWFYRSGYDVLLYTLPFHGRRAEKYSPYSGYGYFANGFAGFAEAMAQAVHDFRSLIDHLEFTGVDRVAVTGISLGGFTSALLACVDDRIQAVIPNVPVVTPDRTVDEWFPANKLVALNRRIAGLGPELEAAASRYPSPLNYAPLVPRDRRLIITGLGDRLAPPQQAELLWEHWERCAFHWFPGNHLLHVSQPDYLRRMTRFLRDFMFD is encoded by the coding sequence ATGACGCAGTCCGCCGATCCCGTCGACCCGCCCGTCCCCGTGCTGGACATCCCCGGTGCCGACGCCGGTGCGCGCGGTCTGCCGCGGCGGGCCGACCTCACGCTGCGCCAGCGCATGATCGTCGACTCGTCGGCCGTCGCGGACATCGCCTTGCGCACCGGCGTCGCCTCGATGGTCGGTGCTGCCATGCTGCCGTCGGTCGTGGCCTCGGCGCTGCGGCCGTCGACCACCGGGGCCGACGCCGAACACCTGAGGTTCTACGGCGAACTCGCCGCCGCGAAGGACCCTGCGGTGTCCTTCCCGGCGCCGACCGTGCCGCCCCGCATCTCGTCGCGCCCGGCCAACCCGGTCGCCGAGTGGACCGCGCACGGCCGTGTGCACAACATCCGGTTCCGCAGCAGTTTCGAAGCGGTCAACCCGGCACTGCGCGACCGCTGCCGCGGATACCGACGCAACAACGTCGTACACGCCCAGCACTGGCGCCACGAGGACGGACCCCGCCCGACGCTGTGCGTCATCCACGGCTTCATGGGCTCGGCCTACCTGTTCAACGGCCAGTTCCTGTCGCTGCCGTGGTTCTACCGCTCCGGTTACGACGTCCTGCTCTACACGCTGCCGTTCCACGGCCGCCGCGCCGAGAAGTACTCGCCCTACAGCGGATACGGCTACTTCGCCAACGGGTTCGCCGGCTTCGCGGAGGCCATGGCCCAGGCCGTCCACGACTTCCGTTCCCTCATCGACCATCTCGAGTTCACCGGTGTCGACCGGGTCGCCGTCACCGGAATCTCGTTGGGCGGGTTCACCTCGGCGTTGCTCGCCTGCGTCGATGACAGGATCCAGGCGGTCATCCCGAACGTGCCCGTGGTCACCCCGGACCGCACGGTCGACGAGTGGTTCCCCGCCAACAAACTGGTGGCCCTCAACCGCAGGATCGCCGGGCTGGGCCCGGAACTGGAGGCCGCCGCATCGCGTTACCCGTCCCCGCTGAACTACGCACCGCTGGTGCCGCGGGACCGCCGGTTGATCATCACCGGCCTCGGGGACCGGTTGGCGCCGCCGCAACAGGCCGAACTGTTGTGGGAGCACTGGGAGCGGTGCGCCTTCCACTGGTTCCCGGGTAACCACCTGCTGCACGTCAGCCAGCCCGACTATCTGCGCCGCATGACACGCTTCCTGCGCGACTTCATGTTCGACTGA
- a CDS encoding pyridoxamine 5'-phosphate oxidase family protein translates to MSAESQPVSILPESECWRLLDSVALGRLVTCAGGQPEIFPVNFAVQDRTVLFRTAEGTKLTSAAISNQVLFEADAHTATEGWSVVVKGVARTVHGDDELEKAAGAQLFSWTATTKQHFVRIRPDRVTGRRFGFVA, encoded by the coding sequence ATGTCCGCGGAGTCGCAACCGGTTTCCATCCTGCCGGAGAGTGAGTGCTGGCGGCTGCTGGACAGCGTGGCCCTGGGACGCCTCGTCACATGTGCCGGTGGCCAGCCGGAGATCTTCCCCGTCAACTTCGCCGTCCAGGACCGGACCGTGTTGTTCCGCACGGCCGAGGGCACCAAACTGACCAGCGCCGCGATCAGCAACCAGGTGCTGTTCGAGGCCGACGCGCACACCGCAACCGAGGGATGGAGCGTGGTCGTCAAGGGCGTCGCGCGCACCGTTCACGGTGACGACGAACTCGAGAAAGCAGCTGGGGCGCAGCTTTTTTCGTGGACGGCGACGACCAAACAGCACTTCGTGCGGATCAGGCCCGACCGGGTGACCGGCCGTCGGTTCGGCTTCGTCGCCTAG
- a CDS encoding pyruvate kinase yields MSSAHTPVVSRLETADRALEQLDELIERLEKAEDAWSDWLTAVSPEHRASATNMVHYWSLRQSDLRDLQRRLAGLGLSSLGRSEPHVEGTLRLVHAAVAAMRHGSWHPPGVTAVDANVGDELLREHAVDLFGPAPAERATRIMVTLPSSAATDPDLVRDLIARGMNVARINCAHDDAEAWTAMAGHVRRAAESTGRKCLVAMDLAGPKLRTGPIRPGPRVIKLRPTRDALGRVVTPFRLRLTASEEPTGSSESAMAVVPVDEAWLARRRDGDVVGFHDARGAKRQLVLSRPDEMAGAVIATGDKTSYLATGTVLHAGAHDPCEVGLLPERDQTLMVQRGDELTLTRDCAPVPADHGGAPRIGCTLPEVFDHARPGQKIRFDDGRIGGEIVAVERDALRVRIDRTAPGGSKLGSAKGVNVPDTHLPIAALTDKDVEDLATVVAIADIVEISFVQRPSDITQLHDELHRLGGDHLGVVLKIETRRAFEHLPQLLLTAMRWPRVGVMIARGDLAVEVGYERLAEVQEEVLWLCEAAHLPVIWATQVLESLAKSGLPSRAEISDAAMGERAECVMLNKGPHIVDAVVVLDDILRRMNEHHYKKNALLRQLRSWRPDATE; encoded by the coding sequence GTGTCGTCTGCGCATACCCCGGTCGTGTCACGGCTGGAAACCGCCGACCGCGCACTCGAACAGCTCGACGAGCTGATCGAACGGCTCGAGAAGGCCGAAGACGCGTGGTCGGACTGGCTCACCGCGGTGAGCCCCGAGCACCGCGCCAGCGCGACGAACATGGTCCACTACTGGTCGCTGCGACAGAGCGATCTGCGTGACCTCCAGCGCCGGCTGGCGGGTCTGGGCCTGTCGTCGCTGGGCCGCAGCGAACCACACGTGGAGGGGACGTTGCGGCTCGTCCACGCGGCGGTGGCCGCAATGCGTCACGGCTCCTGGCATCCGCCCGGCGTCACCGCCGTCGACGCGAACGTCGGCGACGAACTGCTGCGGGAGCACGCCGTTGACCTGTTCGGCCCGGCACCGGCCGAGCGCGCAACCCGCATCATGGTGACCCTGCCCTCGTCGGCCGCGACCGACCCGGATCTGGTGCGCGACCTCATCGCACGCGGGATGAACGTGGCCCGCATCAACTGCGCACACGACGATGCCGAAGCCTGGACCGCGATGGCCGGCCACGTCCGGCGCGCCGCGGAGTCGACCGGTCGAAAGTGCCTTGTCGCGATGGACCTCGCGGGCCCGAAACTGCGCACCGGACCGATCCGGCCCGGGCCGCGGGTGATCAAGCTGCGACCCACGCGCGATGCGCTCGGCCGCGTGGTGACACCCTTTCGGCTGCGGCTCACCGCATCTGAAGAGCCCACTGGCTCAAGCGAATCCGCAATGGCTGTGGTGCCGGTCGATGAGGCGTGGCTGGCCCGCCGCCGCGACGGGGACGTGGTCGGATTCCACGACGCCCGCGGGGCGAAGCGGCAACTCGTCCTGAGCCGTCCCGACGAGATGGCCGGGGCCGTCATCGCGACCGGCGACAAGACGAGCTACCTCGCCACCGGAACCGTTCTGCACGCCGGTGCGCACGACCCGTGCGAGGTCGGCCTGCTTCCCGAACGGGATCAGACGCTCATGGTGCAGCGGGGCGACGAGTTGACGCTCACGCGCGACTGTGCGCCGGTTCCCGCCGACCACGGAGGGGCGCCGCGGATCGGGTGCACCCTGCCTGAGGTCTTCGACCATGCGCGGCCCGGCCAGAAGATCCGGTTCGACGACGGCCGCATCGGGGGTGAGATCGTCGCCGTCGAACGCGATGCGCTGCGGGTACGGATCGACCGCACCGCACCCGGCGGGTCGAAGCTCGGTTCGGCCAAAGGCGTCAACGTGCCGGACACCCACCTGCCGATCGCGGCGCTGACCGACAAGGATGTGGAGGATCTCGCGACGGTCGTCGCGATCGCCGACATCGTCGAGATCTCTTTCGTGCAGCGGCCTTCCGACATCACGCAGCTGCACGACGAACTGCACCGGCTCGGTGGCGACCACCTCGGTGTGGTGCTCAAGATCGAGACCCGGCGGGCGTTCGAACACCTCCCGCAACTGCTCCTCACCGCGATGCGGTGGCCGCGCGTCGGTGTGATGATCGCCCGCGGTGACCTCGCGGTGGAGGTCGGCTACGAACGGCTCGCCGAGGTGCAGGAAGAGGTGCTGTGGTTGTGCGAAGCGGCGCACCTTCCGGTCATCTGGGCCACCCAGGTGCTCGAGAGCCTGGCCAAGTCGGGTCTGCCGTCGCGTGCCGAGATCAGCGACGCCGCCATGGGTGAGCGTGCGGAGTGCGTCATGCTCAACAAAGGTCCGCACATCGTCGACGCGGTCGTGGTGCTCGACGACATCCTGCGTCGAATGAACGAACACCACTACAAGAAGAACGCGCTGCTCCGGCAGCTGCGGTCGTGGCGGCCCGACGCGACGGAATGA
- a CDS encoding L-lactate dehydrogenase gives MIGAVTTPPASPEVRSARPKVSIIGAGSVGTAIAYACLIRGSAGTLALYDTNSAKVRAEVLDLNHGSQFVPECRVGGSDDIAVTAGSAIVVVTAGAKQHPGQSRLDLAAANVAMAQTLTPQLLEHSPDAVVIFVTNPVDVVTYAASSVVDAQPGQIFGTGTVLDSSRFRYLVAQRAAIAVGNVHALVIGEHGDSEIPLWSTLSIGGVGADAYRVDGRLVFDEPTRTAVATDVVNAAYEIIAGKGATNLAIGLATARVVEAVLGDQHRVLPVSTVQDGAYGITGVALSLPTVVSAGGARRVLEVELSPGELDGLRRSAQTLADVRRSLGI, from the coding sequence ATGATTGGAGCGGTGACCACTCCCCCGGCATCTCCCGAAGTGCGGTCCGCTCGGCCGAAGGTGTCGATCATCGGTGCGGGCAGTGTCGGCACCGCGATCGCCTACGCCTGCCTGATCCGCGGCTCCGCGGGGACGCTGGCGCTCTACGACACCAACAGCGCCAAGGTGCGCGCCGAGGTCCTCGACCTGAATCACGGCAGCCAGTTCGTTCCCGAGTGCCGGGTCGGTGGATCCGACGACATCGCCGTCACCGCCGGCTCCGCGATCGTCGTCGTCACCGCCGGCGCCAAACAGCACCCGGGCCAGAGCCGGCTCGACCTGGCGGCGGCGAACGTCGCCATGGCGCAGACGCTGACACCGCAGCTCCTCGAGCACTCGCCGGACGCGGTGGTGATCTTCGTCACCAACCCCGTCGACGTCGTCACCTACGCGGCGTCCAGCGTGGTCGACGCCCAGCCGGGCCAGATCTTCGGAACGGGAACCGTGCTCGACTCCAGCAGGTTCCGGTACCTCGTGGCGCAGCGGGCGGCGATCGCGGTCGGCAACGTGCACGCCCTCGTCATCGGCGAACACGGTGACTCCGAGATCCCGTTGTGGTCGACGCTGTCCATCGGTGGCGTCGGCGCCGACGCCTATCGGGTGGACGGCCGCCTGGTCTTCGACGAGCCGACGCGGACGGCCGTGGCCACCGATGTGGTCAACGCCGCGTACGAGATCATCGCGGGCAAGGGCGCCACCAACCTCGCGATCGGTCTCGCCACCGCCCGGGTCGTCGAGGCGGTACTCGGCGACCAGCACCGGGTGCTGCCGGTGTCGACGGTGCAGGACGGCGCCTACGGCATCACCGGTGTCGCGCTCTCGCTGCCCACGGTCGTATCGGCCGGCGGCGCGCGACGCGTCCTCGAAGTGGAGCTGTCCCCCGGCGAACTCGACGGCCTGCGGCGGTCGGCGCAGACGCTGGCAGACGTGCGGCGATCACTGGGGATCTGA
- the eccE gene encoding type VII secretion protein EccE yields MTARITLALLFALPAALAYPWQTDTDWWLLGVAIAVVVLLFAWWRGLFVTEMVRRRFAILTRNRRGGHRQEPAEHFATVALRVDEAPTGDVPLALLAGYADRYGVRAHKVRVVSRDLAGERTTWIALTVGAADNLAALRARSPRLPLRQTTEIAARRLTDHLRELGWTVTPVDETAAPVPHPVRETWRALRSEHGHVAAYRVTVDDQVSDTLAAVAALLSAETWTAIDIVCGAESPEIVVGCAVRTEDRPKAKAPLPALTPQRGRHRPAAVALHPLGDQRLEGRPVPVTGDGLHRLRWPVDHPPVTELVEVGTSDPQ; encoded by the coding sequence ATGACGGCCAGGATCACGTTGGCGCTTCTGTTCGCCCTACCGGCGGCGCTGGCGTACCCGTGGCAGACCGACACCGACTGGTGGCTGCTCGGTGTGGCGATTGCTGTCGTCGTACTGCTATTCGCCTGGTGGCGCGGTCTTTTCGTGACCGAGATGGTGCGGCGGCGTTTCGCGATACTGACCCGCAACCGGCGCGGCGGGCACCGGCAGGAGCCGGCCGAGCACTTCGCCACGGTGGCGCTGCGGGTCGACGAGGCGCCTACGGGCGATGTGCCGCTGGCGCTGCTCGCCGGTTACGCCGACCGCTACGGGGTGCGCGCGCACAAGGTGCGGGTGGTCAGCAGGGACCTCGCCGGCGAGCGGACGACGTGGATCGCGCTGACCGTGGGCGCCGCCGACAATCTGGCGGCGCTGCGGGCGCGGTCCCCCCGGCTGCCGCTGCGGCAGACCACGGAGATCGCCGCCCGCAGGCTCACCGACCACCTTCGTGAGCTCGGCTGGACGGTCACCCCGGTCGACGAGACCGCCGCACCGGTACCGCACCCGGTACGTGAGACGTGGCGCGCACTGCGCAGCGAACACGGCCATGTCGCGGCCTACCGGGTCACGGTCGACGATCAGGTGTCCGACACGCTCGCCGCGGTGGCGGCGCTACTGTCGGCCGAGACGTGGACTGCCATCGACATCGTCTGCGGCGCAGAGTCTCCCGAGATCGTCGTCGGATGTGCGGTGCGCACCGAGGACCGGCCGAAGGCCAAGGCGCCGTTGCCTGCGCTGACACCGCAGCGCGGCAGGCACCGGCCCGCCGCCGTGGCGCTGCACCCGCTGGGCGACCAGCGGCTCGAGGGCCGGCCCGTACCGGTGACCGGCGACGGCCTGCACCGGCTGCGGTGGCCGGTCGACCACCCGCCGGTTACCGAGCTCGTCGAGGTGGGTACCTCAGATCCCCAGTGA